In the Sphingobacterium sp. PCS056 genome, CAGCCAAACCCTCCTTATTGTGACGAAAAACTTTAATATAATCATCCAAAAATCCAACAGCTCCCATCCATAGTGTGGAAACAATCATAATGATGACATAAATATTAGTCAACTTCGCAAATAACAAAGTCGGAATTAAAATTCCGGCAATGATGATCAAGCCACCCATTGTTGGTGTACCCTGCTTCTTTTTCTCCCCCTCTAGTCCTAAATCACGAATGGTCTCACCTACCTGCTTATTCTGAAGCACCTGAATCAGCTTTCCTCCAAAAACGGTTGTGATGACCAGTGAAGTGATCACAGCCATCGATGTTCTAAAAGAAATATACTGAAACAAACCAGCTCCTGGAATGTGCATGTATTCGTTTAACCATGTGAATAAATGGTACAACATATTCTTATACTTCGTTAAATGTTAATTCTAAAATTTCTTTATCATCAAAATGGTGACGTACACCATTTACCTCTTGATATTTCTCATGTCCCTTTCCCGCCACGACAATGATATCTCCTGGTTTTGCCAATTGATATGCAACTCGAATTGCCTCTTTGCGATCAGCAATAGAAAGAACTTTACTTCTTTGTTCAGCAGCAACACCCGCTTCCATTTCTTTAATGATGGTAAGCGGATCTTCCGTTCTCGGATTGTCAGATGTAATAATCAAACGATCACTATAACGCAATGCAGCTTGTGACATTTCTGGACGCTTAGTTTTATCACGATCTCCACCACATCCCAATACAGTAATGATATGTTGACTTTGATTACGTAACTTTTCAATCGTCTGCAAGACATTCTCCACAGCATCAGGAGTGTGTGCGTAATCCACAATTCCAAAAACACCATTTGCTGCCTTCAAAGTCTCAAATCTACCCTCAGCACCAGTCAGTACACTCATAGCTGTCAATACACGAACAGTCTCTTGCTCCAACAAAATTGCTGCACCATACACTGCCAATAGATTGTAGGCATTGAATCCTCCGACCAATTTCACCCACACATCATGTCCGTCGATATTCATCAACATACCATCGAAATGACTCTCGACTATACGCGCACTAAAATCAGCTCCTGAATGGAGTCCATAACTTTTTTTATGAGCAAATGTATTTTGCAACATGACCTGACCATTACGATCATCTTCATTGGTCAACGCAAAAGCAGCCGTATCTAAATCATCAAAAAACTTCTTCTTTGCCTTAATATAGCTACTAAATGTTTTGTGAAAGTCAAGATGATCATGTGTGATATTCGTAAAAATAGCACCCGTGAATTTCAAACCTGCTATTCGCTGCTGCACAACAGCATGCGAACTCACTTCCATAAAACAATAATCGCAGCCTTCCTCAATCATCTCACTCAATAAGTGATTCAATTGAATGGGATCTGGAGTCGTATGTGTCGCAGGAATAACCCGTTCCCCAATTTGATTCTGTACTGTCGACAAAAGCCCCACATGATATCCCAATTCCGTAAACAGCTGGAATAATAAAGTCGCGACAGTTGTTTTACCATTCGTACCTGTTACACCGACCAACTTCATTTTCTTTGATGGATTATCATAGAAGTTGGCAGCCACTATACCCAATGCAAGAGCAGAATCCGCTACAACAATATAGACAACAGAGTCCAATGTCTCCACAGGCAACTCCTCTACAATAACTGCTCTAGCTCCAAAAGCAATCGCTTTATCAATAAATAAATGTCCATCCGTATGAACGCCTCTAACAGCAATAAACAAACTTCCGAATACAACCTGACGCGAATCGAAGCAAAGCGATACTACCTCAACATCCAGTTGACCCACTACCTCCTGTACAGGAATAGCATGTAATATTGATTTTAAATTCTTCATTCTACTTCAGTTCTATTGTTACAGCTGTACCAATTGGTAACTTTTGATTTGCAATCAAAGATTGCCTGATCACCTTTCCTTTTCCAATCACGCTTGTTTTAAATCCAGAATTCTCCAGGGCAAACAATGCGTCAATCAATCCCATTCCCATAACATTTGGCACTACACCTTCTTTTATTTGATATTCCACAAAAGGAACTCCAAGTGTTGAACTTGTTGAATCATTCTGTGCAATTGAATTCCAATTCATAATTTTTAAACCCAGCTGCTCATACACTTTTTGCGTCGCTTCACGCGAACCTTTTAAGGTTAACGCCTTGGTGTTTAATGCCGAAGTGTTCAATTTTTTCTTATTAAAAGCACTATGCATATTCAAATCATTCGCATACACCATATCAGCCAACTCTTTAAAAACTGGCCCCGCTGTTGACGCTCCGTAATAGCCATTTCTAGGATTTCGAATCACTACAATAATGGAATACTTTGGATCCTCAGCAGGAAAATATCCTGCAAATGAAGATTGGTATTTCCGGTTACGATATCCCATCGCTCCGTCAGCCATTTGTGCAGTTCCGGTTTTACCACCCGAAGTATACAATGGATTTCTTAGGCTCTTCCCTGTTCCATCTTTCATTGTCCCTTCAAGCATTCCCCTAATTTGACCTAAAGCTTTATCAGAAGCAATCTTCTCATTAATAACACGAGCTTCAAATTTTTCAACCGTATTGCCCAGATGTCTGATCTCCTTAACAAATAATGGGGAAATCATCTTACCGTTATTAGCCACTGCATTATATAATGTCAACATCTGCAGCGGCGTCAACTTCAGCTCATAGCCATATGCCATTTGTACAAGAGACAATCCACTCCAGCTTTTACTCTTTGGAGTTTTTATTAGAGGCGCTCCCTCTCCTGTTATTTGCAATCCCAACTTACGATCCAAGCCAAAAGCATGTAGTTTAGCCGTAAATTTAGCTGGATTATCCTTGTAATGCTCGTATATCAACTTCGTAATCCCTACGTTAGACGATTGCTCAAAAGCCTCTTGCGCACTCATCACAGACTTTTTTGGAGCATGTGAATCTTTAATCGTGTGACGATAGATAGGCCAATTACCATTTCCAACATTTACATGAGTACTTGAATCAATCACCCCGTCATCAATAGCAGCAAGATAAGAAGCCAATTTAAACGTCGAACCTGGTTCAGCACTTTGTGCAATCGCAATATTCATCTTTTCACGATAGACACCATCTTTATCTTTCGTAAAATTGGCCACTGCACGAACCTCTCCCGTCTTCACCTCCATCATCACCACACAGCCCTCATCAGCATTACTCGCTATCATCTGCTTTTCCAAGGCTCTTTGTGCCATATCTTGCATATTGATATCAATCGTCGAAATAATATCCGCACCATCAACAGGAGCCACTTCAATATCACGGTTTACTGGAATCCATACACCACCCGCAATACGTTGCATCAAGCGCTTACCACTTTTACCATCAATATATTCGCCGTAAGCACCCTCCAGTCCGACATGAATATTCTCCTTAACATTCTTATATCCTATTGTACGAGCCGCCAAATTGACAAATGGAAGAATACGCTTATTCTGACGTTCTGTAATCAAACCTCCAGGATAACGCTCTTTTCCCACACGCACAGACTTAAACAAAGGATAGTTTTTAAGTATCTTTAAATCTTGATGCGACACTGCTCGCTTAATCAAAACATAACGTTGCTTTTTATTTCTAGCCTGTTTCAGTAATGTCAAATACTGTCTGGAAGATTTATCTTTAAAAAATCCCGACAATTTAATTGCTAAAGAATCGACTTTCAAATTGAAATAATCGTTTTCTTCCTCTGGAATAGCCATCGCATCAAATCGCAATTCATACTCAGGAACCGAAGTTGCCAATAAACTACCATCATTAGAATAGATATTACCCCGAGCAGCTTCAACTTCACGCTCTTGAATAGACAAACTATCCGACAGTGCGCGCCATTTATCTCCATCGACATATTGTAAATGAAAAAGCTTCGCAAATACAGCAAACGCCACAAGGACGATTAAACCGAATGCGATATAAACACGAAATAGAATGGTAGTTCTGATATTCATAAACGTCTCCTATTTCTTTTGTTCTTTTACAATTTCAATCTTGATTGGTGGCTCCACCCGCTCTTTCAGACCTAAAGTGTCGACACGCTTCGCAATCTCCGTTTGAGTAGACATCTTCATGAGCTCTGCCGAGAGCGATTTATGATCCCAGCTCAACTCTTTAACCTCTTTACCCAACTTATCGATATTACGAATCGTACGTTCTGCAAAATGCCTATTTGTAATATAAAGCAACATCAATAAAGTAACAAAACCAATAAAAGGCAAGTAATTCACAATGGAGTAAATCGACAAATTACCAGCAGTAAGTAAAGTCCTAAGAAACTTTTGCGTTTCCTCAGCTTTTTCCTCAACCGCTTCTTGTAGTTCCTCTTGAACTTCTTCGCTTAACCCCTGCTGTTTTATTGTATTTTTACCCATATCGATACTTCGATTAAAGCATTAAGCTATATCCAACTTTTCAGCAATACGCAGTTTCGCACTGCGCGATCTATTATTATCAACCAATTCTTGATCGTCAGCAGTAATTGCCTTACGACTGATGACATGAAAAGGCTTAATTTCATTTCCAAAAAAATCTTTCTCTACATCACCCCTAAACTTACCTTTAGCCAAGAAATTCTTGACCAAACGATCCTCTAAAGAATGATAAGACATCACGACCAAACGACCTTCCGCCTTCAAAACATCTACCGTTTGTAGCAAAAACTCTTGCAAAGCTTCCAATTCCTTATTAACCTCAATACGCAAAGCTTGAAAAACTTGCGCATGGTATTTATGCTCTTTACCCCTAGGAACCATCTTCTTGATAACCTCTTTCAATTCAGCTACCGTATTGATAGGCGCTGTCAAGCGAGCAGTCACAATTGTTTTAGCCAAAGTTTTGGCATTCACAATTTCTCCGTACATACCAAAAATACGATGAAGTTCCTCCTCCGAATAAGTTGACAACACCTTGCGGGCATCAACATCCGAAATCTGATCCATTCGCATATCCAAGTCTGCATCAAAACGTATAGAGAAACCACGATCAGCAGCATCAAACTGATGAGATGAAACACCCAAATCAGCCAAAATACCATCCACCTGTTTCACACCATTCAGACGAAGATTATTTTTTAAAAAACGAAAATTTTGATGAATCAACGTAAACCTCGAATCATCAATCACATTATTCAACGCATCTGGATCTTGATCAAAAGCAAACAACTTGCCTTCAGGACCCAAGTGTTTCAAAATCTCCCTCGAGTGTCCTCCTCCACCAAAAGTAACATCCACGTAAATACCATTTGGCTTAATAGCCAAAGCATCCATGCATTCTTTCAACATTACTGGTATGTGGTAAACATTATCCATTCGCTAATCCTCCTAAATCAAAACCTCCCATAACCTGTTCAGCCAAAGCAGAGAAATCCTCTCCCAAATCACCATTCATAAAATCATCATACCCATCTTTGGACCAAACTTCAATTTTATTAACCTGACAAGCCAAAACAACTTCTCCTGTGATACCCGAATAATCCAACAAACTCTTCGGCAATAAAACACGACCCGCAGCATCCAAACTCAACTCCGTTGCTCCCCTTGTAAAACTTCGAATAAACATTCTGTTTTTCTCAACGTACTGATTCAACTGAGCCAAGCGTGCCGTTATCGCATTCCATTCCTCGCGCGTATAGATCACCAAATGCTTTTCAAATCCACGATTGATTACAAGCCCCTCACGCTCAACATCAGGCAATTGCCTTTTGAGCGCAGCAGGCAACACCATTCTTCCTTTGGTGTCTAACTTGCATTCATATTCGCCAATTAAAAAACTCATTTTGTACACATTGGTTTCAAATTCAATGTAAAAGTAGACACTTTCACCCACTTTTACCCACTTTTACCCACAAAAAAGTTTTCCACATAGTGGAAGCGCTACATTTAATTGACCAAAGGTTGATATAACAGCAAACAAAAAGCTAGATATCAGCAGTTAAATAAGCTTTTTGAACCATTTTTCAAATTGGTTCAAGACGAAATAAATCACGAGTTTAGGGTTGCTTTTTTCTTCAAACAGGAAGATAAATACGCTAAAAAACAATTTTTTTACAAAAATATGATCAAACAGGGGAGAAAGTGGGGCGTCCACCCATCAAAAAAAGTAAGTATAAATGAAGATTAAATTTCAGGATTTATGACCAAAATTGGATCTCTAAAAAAACCTAAAATTGGCGAATATTTTGAGCAAGAATTTCAAAATTTGACCATGGGTCATCCAAAACTAATTCACATTTAAAAATTAATCGATAAGTCCATTCAAAGCAAATCCAAAAATGAGCATTCGCTTTTCTTTTAATAAAACAAAATTGCCATTCGTTATTCTCCCTAAAAACAGATAATTTTGTACAAAATTAAAATTAAGCGTATGCATAGAACAAACACGTGCGGAGAATTAACAATAGCTGACTTAGGTAAAACAGTTACACTAAGCGGTTGGGTTCAAAAATCTCGCGATTTAGGCGGAATGACTTTCATAGATGTAAGAGATCGCTATGGCATTACACAATTAACTTTTAATTCGGATGACGATGATTCTTTACGCGCTAGTGCACGTGAATTAGGTCGTGAATATGTGATTAAAGTAACTGGAACAGTAATTGAACGTTCTAGTAAAAATCTAAAAATTCCAACTGGAGAAATTGAAATCAAAGTTTCTTCTTTAGAAATATTAAATTCGGCAAATACGCCACCATTTACCATTGAAGATGAAACGGACGGTGGCGAAGATATCAGAATGAAATTCAGATATTTAGATTTACGCCGCAATCCTGTTCGTGAAAACTTAATATTACGTCACAAAACAGCACAGGAAGTGCGTCGTTTTCTAGACGAGCAAAATTTTATCGAAGTAGAAACTCCAGTATTAATCAAATCTACGCCCGAAGGTGCACGCGATTTTGTTGTTCCCTCACGTATGAATGCCGGAGAATTTTATGCATTACCACAATCACCCCAAACCTTCAAACAACTATTGATGGTATCCGGTTTCGACCGTTATTTTCAAATTGTAAAATGTTTCCGTGATGAGGATTTACGTGCAGATCGTCAACCCGAATTTACGCAGATTGACTGTGAAATGTCTTTTGTTGAACAAGAAGATGTATTGAATATATTTGAAGGTCTAGCAAAGCATATCTTCAAAAAAATCAAGAATATTGAATTGGGAGAAGTACCGCGTATGACGTACGCTGATGCGATGCGCTTATACGGATCCGACAAACCAGATATTCGTTTCGGAATGCAATTCGTAGAATTAAATGAAGTAGCTAAAGATAAAGGATTTCCGGTATTTGATGCAGCAGAATTAGTTGTTGGTATCAATGTTGAAGGTTGTGCGCATTACACCCGTAAACAATTAGATGCGTTGACCGATTTTGTAAAACGTCCTCAAGTAGGTGCCACAGGCCTTGTCTATGCACGCTATAACGAAGATGGTACAGTAAAATCTTCTGTAGATAAATTCTACACGCCAGAGCAATTATTGGACTTCGCAAAATTATTTAATGCTAAGCCTGGCGATTTATTTTTAATCATGGCTGGCCCAACAGATAAAGTACGTAAACAATTAAATGAACTTCGTCTCGAAGTAGCCAATCAATTAGGGCTACGTGACAAGAACAAGTTTGCCCCTCTTTGGGTGCTAGACTTTCCTTTATTAGAATGGGATGAAGAATCTGAACGTTACCATGCGATGCACCACCCTTTTACGTCTCCAAAACCTGAAGATATCGCATTATTGGATACAAACCCAGGTGAGGTAAGAGCAAACGCATACGATTTTGTCCTTAATGGTACTGAAGTCGGCGGAGGTTCCATCCGTATTCATGATCGTGAATTACAATCGCTCATGTTCAAACACTTAGGATTCACTCCAGAAGAAGCCCAAAAACAATTTGGCTTTTTAATGGAAGCATTCACCTATGGAGCTCCTCCACACGGCGGATTGGCATTTGGTTTTGACCGCTTAGTAGCGTTATTAGCAGGAATAGATTCCATTCGTGATGTCATCGCCTTCCCTAAAAACAATTCAGGAAGAGATGTGATGATCGATGCCCCTTCCACTATCCACCAAGATCAACTGGATGAACTAAGCTTAAATTTGAATTTAAAAGTTAAATAATTCGATCGCATCATGCGATAAATAATTTATAAGCGTTATCTTTAAAAGTTGGTAATTTATTACCAACTTTTTTTGTAAAATTAAAAGAATTAGATGTCAGTAAGCTCTGCAGATAAATTTTTAAAAGAAAGTGCGACAAAATCTTTCGACAGTAAACATCGCGATATTATCAATTATAATATCGACAAGTATACGCTTGCTTTCGAAAAAGGCAAGAGTAAATTTGTGGATCTGGAGAACTCGCGTTTAGAAGCCAATCTAACAAAATGGAGAGCTATTGAAAACTTAGATCAATATCTATTAGAATTCGAAAGCAAATTTATAGCACGAGGCGGTAAAGTAATTTGGGCGAATGATGCTGCTGAGGCACGTCAAGAAATCTGGAAGATCATGGAACGGAATAATGCCAAGAGCGTTATCAAATCCAAATCTATGGCCACAGAAGAAATAGAGCTCAACCATTTTTTGGAAAATAAGGGAATCGAAGCATTAGAAAGTGACTTAGGCGAGTTTATTATCCAGTTATTAGATCAAAAACCGTATCACATCGTAACACCTGCGATGCATCTAAGCCTCGCAGATATCGCTCAGTTATTCAACGAGAGATTTGGCACACCCCTAGAAGCGACTGCTGAAGAGTTGACGATGAAAGCCCGTGAATTATTGCGTGAAAAATATAAAACTGCAGATATCGGCATTTCAGGAGCCAACTTTTTAATAGCTGACACCGGCAGCATTGCCATTACTGAAAATGAAGGAAATGCACGTTTAACCACAGCCTTCCCAAAAATTCATATTGCTGTCGTAGGTATTGAAAAAATCCTCCCATCGATCAATGACCTTGATCTATTTTGGCCATTACTTGCTACTCACGGAACAGGTCAAAATCTGACTGTTTACAATACATTACTCAGCGGACCAAGACAAGCCTACGAGTCTGATGGACCCGAAGAGATGTATGTCGTTTTATTAGATAATGGCCGCACCAACCTACTGGCCCAAAAAGAACAGCGCCAAGGACTTTAT is a window encoding:
- the aspS gene encoding aspartate--tRNA ligase — encoded protein: MHRTNTCGELTIADLGKTVTLSGWVQKSRDLGGMTFIDVRDRYGITQLTFNSDDDDSLRASARELGREYVIKVTGTVIERSSKNLKIPTGEIEIKVSSLEILNSANTPPFTIEDETDGGEDIRMKFRYLDLRRNPVRENLILRHKTAQEVRRFLDEQNFIEVETPVLIKSTPEGARDFVVPSRMNAGEFYALPQSPQTFKQLLMVSGFDRYFQIVKCFRDEDLRADRQPEFTQIDCEMSFVEQEDVLNIFEGLAKHIFKKIKNIELGEVPRMTYADAMRLYGSDKPDIRFGMQFVELNEVAKDKGFPVFDAAELVVGINVEGCAHYTRKQLDALTDFVKRPQVGATGLVYARYNEDGTVKSSVDKFYTPEQLLDFAKLFNAKPGDLFLIMAGPTDKVRKQLNELRLEVANQLGLRDKNKFAPLWVLDFPLLEWDEESERYHAMHHPFTSPKPEDIALLDTNPGEVRANAYDFVLNGTEVGGGSIRIHDRELQSLMFKHLGFTPEEAQKQFGFLMEAFTYGAPPHGGLAFGFDRLVALLAGIDSIRDVIAFPKNNSGRDVMIDAPSTIHQDQLDELSLNLNLKVK
- a CDS encoding LutB/LldF family L-lactate oxidation iron-sulfur protein; this encodes MSVSSADKFLKESATKSFDSKHRDIINYNIDKYTLAFEKGKSKFVDLENSRLEANLTKWRAIENLDQYLLEFESKFIARGGKVIWANDAAEARQEIWKIMERNNAKSVIKSKSMATEEIELNHFLENKGIEALESDLGEFIIQLLDQKPYHIVTPAMHLSLADIAQLFNERFGTPLEATAEELTMKARELLREKYKTADIGISGANFLIADTGSIAITENEGNARLTTAFPKIHIAVVGIEKILPSINDLDLFWPLLATHGTGQNLTVYNTLLSGPRQAYESDGPEEMYVVLLDNGRTNLLAQKEQRQGLYCIRCGACLNVCPIYQNIGGHTYETTYQGPIGSLISPHLSGMKEFKHLSYASSLCGKCTEVCPVGIDIQRMLLLNRRDAVAEDLAPSMEKKAWKGFTYLIQRRKLIDLFGGKIKNFFLGKFFKKTWGSNRQLPKLADKSFSKQWKEQQKNKD
- the mraZ gene encoding division/cell wall cluster transcriptional repressor MraZ, with product MSFLIGEYECKLDTKGRMVLPAALKRQLPDVEREGLVINRGFEKHLVIYTREEWNAITARLAQLNQYVEKNRMFIRSFTRGATELSLDAAGRVLLPKSLLDYSGITGEVVLACQVNKIEVWSKDGYDDFMNGDLGEDFSALAEQVMGGFDLGGLANG
- a CDS encoding FtsL-like putative cell division protein, which translates into the protein MGKNTIKQQGLSEEVQEELQEAVEEKAEETQKFLRTLLTAGNLSIYSIVNYLPFIGFVTLLMLLYITNRHFAERTIRNIDKLGKEVKELSWDHKSLSAELMKMSTQTEIAKRVDTLGLKERVEPPIKIEIVKEQKK
- a CDS encoding penicillin-binding protein; amino-acid sequence: MNIRTTILFRVYIAFGLIVLVAFAVFAKLFHLQYVDGDKWRALSDSLSIQEREVEAARGNIYSNDGSLLATSVPEYELRFDAMAIPEEENDYFNLKVDSLAIKLSGFFKDKSSRQYLTLLKQARNKKQRYVLIKRAVSHQDLKILKNYPLFKSVRVGKERYPGGLITERQNKRILPFVNLAARTIGYKNVKENIHVGLEGAYGEYIDGKSGKRLMQRIAGGVWIPVNRDIEVAPVDGADIISTIDINMQDMAQRALEKQMIASNADEGCVVMMEVKTGEVRAVANFTKDKDGVYREKMNIAIAQSAEPGSTFKLASYLAAIDDGVIDSSTHVNVGNGNWPIYRHTIKDSHAPKKSVMSAQEAFEQSSNVGITKLIYEHYKDNPAKFTAKLHAFGLDRKLGLQITGEGAPLIKTPKSKSWSGLSLVQMAYGYELKLTPLQMLTLYNAVANNGKMISPLFVKEIRHLGNTVEKFEARVINEKIASDKALGQIRGMLEGTMKDGTGKSLRNPLYTSGGKTGTAQMADGAMGYRNRKYQSSFAGYFPAEDPKYSIIVVIRNPRNGYYGASTAGPVFKELADMVYANDLNMHSAFNKKKLNTSALNTKALTLKGSREATQKVYEQLGLKIMNWNSIAQNDSTSSTLGVPFVEYQIKEGVVPNVMGMGLIDALFALENSGFKTSVIGKGKVIRQSLIANQKLPIGTAVTIELK
- a CDS encoding UDP-N-acetylmuramoyl-L-alanyl-D-glutamate--2,6-diaminopimelate ligase, whose protein sequence is MKNLKSILHAIPVQEVVGQLDVEVVSLCFDSRQVVFGSLFIAVRGVHTDGHLFIDKAIAFGARAVIVEELPVETLDSVVYIVVADSALALGIVAANFYDNPSKKMKLVGVTGTNGKTTVATLLFQLFTELGYHVGLLSTVQNQIGERVIPATHTTPDPIQLNHLLSEMIEEGCDYCFMEVSSHAVVQQRIAGLKFTGAIFTNITHDHLDFHKTFSSYIKAKKKFFDDLDTAAFALTNEDDRNGQVMLQNTFAHKKSYGLHSGADFSARIVESHFDGMLMNIDGHDVWVKLVGGFNAYNLLAVYGAAILLEQETVRVLTAMSVLTGAEGRFETLKAANGVFGIVDYAHTPDAVENVLQTIEKLRNQSQHIITVLGCGGDRDKTKRPEMSQAALRYSDRLIITSDNPRTEDPLTIIKEMEAGVAAEQRSKVLSIADRKEAIRVAYQLAKPGDIIVVAGKGHEKYQEVNGVRHHFDDKEILELTFNEV
- the rsmH gene encoding 16S rRNA (cytosine(1402)-N(4))-methyltransferase RsmH — encoded protein: MDNVYHIPVMLKECMDALAIKPNGIYVDVTFGGGGHSREILKHLGPEGKLFAFDQDPDALNNVIDDSRFTLIHQNFRFLKNNLRLNGVKQVDGILADLGVSSHQFDAADRGFSIRFDADLDMRMDQISDVDARKVLSTYSEEELHRIFGMYGEIVNAKTLAKTIVTARLTAPINTVAELKEVIKKMVPRGKEHKYHAQVFQALRIEVNKELEALQEFLLQTVDVLKAEGRLVVMSYHSLEDRLVKNFLAKGKFRGDVEKDFFGNEIKPFHVISRKAITADDQELVDNNRSRSAKLRIAEKLDIA